CGTTTTGTAGACGAGAATTATGCGGCGAAGTTTGATATGGAAAATTTAATTGGGAAACTAGCGGGTATTTTCGCGGTCCTGGCGATTTTTATCTCTTGTTTAGGATTATTTGGTCTAACGGCGTATATGACGGAGCAGAGGGCTAAAGAGATTGGCATAAGGAAGGTACTTGGCGCATCTGTTTCGCAAGTTTGGTTGCTTCTGTCAAAAGACTTTTTAATATTAATCTTACTCAGCTGTGTGCTTGCATCGCCACTGGCATTTTATTATTTGAGCAGTTGGTTAGAGCAGTATGATTACCGGATATCAATTAGTCCGCTTGTGTTTGTAGCGGCAGGATTGCTGACCATTATTATAAGTAGTGTAACCATCAGTTTCCATGCAATAAAGGCAGCTATCGCAAATCCGGTCAAGAGTATAAAAGCAGAATAAGTCAAGTTTTAGTTTTACAAACCTTTTTTAGGGTGCTTAGAAGCCGGAGTAAATTGATCTAGGGTTCGATTGGACTCCCCTCAGCTCCACGAAATTGTAGAACCCGATTCTGTAGCGGGTTCTGTGTTTTAAGGAGTCGAATTGATCTTTTTAGGATGTTTTATGTTTTTAAAAGGAACTGTTTTCGGGTTTGAATCCGGTAGAAGTTATTATATAACTGAAGAACTAATCAACCGCAGCACTACCTTCTATCGTTCGAGGAGCATGCCTCCAGAGGTAGCAGGATCATTGCGCATCAATCAGAAATCTCCTTTGCTAAAGCTTTGGAACAGATCCAACCCTTAAAAGCGAATTCGAAAGTAGGTAAATCCTCAAAGAAAAACAGGAGCAAGTCTTAAAATTATATACCGAATCAGGTCTAAGTTTAGCTCTTCGCCATCATCAGACATAGAGTAACTAATTATATACACTGAAATTGATGGGTATCCTGATCAACTAGTTTTTCCAAAGGAGCTAATGCTTCCGGGTAAAAATATTTTATCTAAGCAAGAGAATTAAATCTCTTTACTTTTTGTAATGGGTGCGTATATCCATCAACTCCCCAAATGCCTTATATCACTGGATTTCCAGATCAGGAGAAAAGATTCCTATTTAAAGAGTTTATGTTCATCATATTTTATAGTGGGAATCATTTTTGCCAGGAGATCATAATAATTGCATGAACTCCATAGCTGCCTGTTTCCTATTACATATAGTCTTTTTTTTGCTCGGGTGACAGCTACATTAAGCATATTCGGAATAGCGGAAGCCCATTGCCGGGCGCCATTATTTTTAGGATGAGAGCCTAATACTAAGAATACAATATCTGATTCCTTACCCTGGAATGTATGAATAGTACCACACTCTATATTTCCCTTGTAAATTTTAGTATTAAATTCATCCTTGCAATAGTCTGCAACAGACCTAAAAGGAGAGATAACATATATTCCTTTCCCATGCCCTGCATTGGAGAACTCTCCGACCATAGTTTTCAACATATCTATTTCTTCCCTAAGTACATTGCCGGTTTCTAATAGGACTCCCTGTACATCGACCCAACAACTTTTTAAAATGTTAGTTTGTACATCAGGCACCACTTTTACCATCTGTTCATTGTAGGCAATGCGATTAGAAATGGTAAACATCGGCTCATTACAACGCCTATGCGCTCTCAATGGAATTCCAGTCCAAACTTCTTTGTCATTTGTTTGTACATATGTTCCGATAGGCGTAACCCTGTCTGCCAAAAATTGTGCAGAGTGACTTGAAGGCAACCAACAGTTATCATCAATTTTATATTTTTCCTGAAGCATTTTTTCTAAGCCTTCTGGTATTGTTACAATGGGAGGGATCTGTAACGTGTCACCGATTATTATACACCTTTTTGAACGCCAGATAGCCCCACATGCTGACTGGGGAGTTGCCTGACCTGCTTCATCCAGCAATAACCAGCCTATTCCTCCCTTTCTTGTTTTATTAAACAATCTTTGAATTGAGGCAAGTGTTGTTGATATTAATGGAATACAGAAAAAGAAAGTGTTCCATAAAATAGCTGCTATATCTTCGGTGATCAGTGCTGTCTGATTACCTTGCAGCATATTAACGAATGCGTTTAAATTGGAATTAAAAAACCTTGCATTCACATTGATAACACTCTCGTGCAATTCAAGACTTTTTAAAAAAATATTACTTCTAAGTTTGTTTATTTTTTCAGAAGAATAAGGTGTTAGCTTATGGATATCTTCCATAGAAAGATAAGAAAACAAACGATTTGGGAGATTGGCAGTTGGTATATTATATTTTTCTTTTAATACAACTGATAGTTTCTCATATTTCTTTACAAGCTTTTGTGCGTTTTTATTTTCAAAGATTAGATTTTGGAGGGTATTGTGGTACTCTGATGCCAATGCCTTGAATTCCTCATACTCCCCGAGCATGATTTTTAGTTCATCGGCTACCTGTTCATAGTGTTCAATGTGTTTCTTGTGTGTGGGCAAGTCTTTTTGATCTTTCAGGTACGCATTAAATCCATTGCCTTTATTAAACCAAAACGCATTGATAAAATTACCTCTGTTCTTACTATTGCCTAGCACCGAGCTTAATAATCCCCAACATGTTTCGCGGGGATTAAGGTTTTGCGCTATTTGAGAAAAATAGTCGGCATCACTAAAAATATCCGCATCTATATTTTTTAGAAGAGGTAACTCTTTAGAAATATTCTCAACTGCGGTATTATTATTACTGGCCACCAATATCCCATTATTACCAAATACAAAAGGGTCAGGCTCATAATATCCAATATATTCTGCAACCTCAATTCGCTTAGCGGAAAACAAATTATGTATATTAGTGGAAAGTAATTTTTTTGCTCTGCTTACTATTACATCCACTATTATTTCGCGTAATAATGTTGTCTTACCGGTTCCTGGAGGGCCATTTATACCAATCAATCCATCCTGGTTCTGTAAGATTGGAATACTATAATGAAGTGCCGCCTGTTGTGCACTATACAAACCATATTCCGGATTCGAAGGCCAGCGGCCCGGAGTTTGAAATTTAGGATTGATACATTCAAACATCAATACTTTGTTCAGTAAATTAAATCGTTGATTTGTATCAATATTACGAGTTAAGTAAGTGGACAGTGGTGCCCCCAGGTTTTTAGGATTTCCAATCAGATGATTAAGATCATCCCTATAAAAGCTGTTTAGGAAAGGGGCTTCCAATGTAGTCTGTTCAGATACTTCCTCTGAAACACAAAGGATGGGTAATTCCATTGGCAATTGCTCGTTCACCAATTGCTCAAGATCATTCAATTCTTTTTCCAGTTCTATCCAACTGATCATCGAATTATTTGAGATTTCCTCCTCATGGCAATCGTCATCATCATAGTAATTGTCTTCATTATCCTCTTCGTAAATATCTTCTTCACTATTTAAATCATTTTCTTGCATTGCCTTTACCTGAAATCGCAACAAATAATCTGATTGAGCTTTATTTAATAGGTCTGATAGTTTCTCAAAATTCCCGCCATCTTTCAATATTTTTAACCCAAAGGCAAAAGAAGCCCTAACATATGTTCTTTCTGATGGTAAACCATTAGAATCAAGAACAAGGGCCGCCAGGCACGTGTTGTTTATCAGTGGCTCCGGAGTTAGATCGCTTGTAAAAGGTGATAGCTGGGTAAGAAGATCTATCACGGATTGTTTAGGAGTGCAGAAAAAATACAGCGTATGTTTCCATTGTTTCCCATCCGAATTATGAAATTCCCCATTTTCCCACGGAAGGTCATCACCTGGCAGCAATTCAGTAAAGATCTTTTGATCATTTTGTTTTTGAACAGGTAAATCCGGAAGATCAAAAATCTCAATTGCCCGCCAAAATTTTAAAACATTAGTATAATGCGTTTTTCCAGACATTATGATTCAATAATGAAATAAACTATTAGTAAAATACTAAAAATTAGCGACTTGGAAAAGAAATTTAAGGTATACTTTCCTGAAAGAATATGCAATGATCTGCGATTTTTGTCTCTGGCAATCGCTTTTCTGCATATATACGCTTATAGAATTCTTGTAATTGGTTCGACAATCTGCCCTCGACTCCACTTAAGCGAATGGTCAGATATGATCATTCGCTTTTTTATTTAATCAATCTCTTGATTGTCTATAATTTATCCCACCGTTTTGGATGTAAAATCGGGGTTCGAGTTTTTTTAGAGAGCGATTTTTTTCTAGCGCATAATGCATAGGGCCCAATGGTAAGGCTGATTCTAGGGGTTCGATTTCTTTATTAGGTTCAAGTTTGCAAGAATCATATTTGATAGGAGGTTGAATATAGGTTAGATAGAAGTCCCTCGACTCCAGTTAATCATTGATCAGATTTGCGTAATCAATTATATTCATAAAAGCTATTTACATAAAACCAACCCGCGTTCAAAGTGCCGCACAATTCATGGCCAGGGATCGTTGGCAGCCGGCTGTTGCCATGTTCATCCGTATAAGTGGGCTCCCAATTCAATTCATATCGCGTCAGTCCGGAAGCCAGTATTTTCACCAGCGCATCTCCTGGCAGCAAGACCGGCATCGGGGCTTCTTCCCATATAAGTTTATCCGCGCCTCCGCGCTCGTGTAATCGTATTGATTTCATGAAAGCACCGATGGAAAAATGGAAGAGGCTTCTGTGTGTTTGCTCACCCAAATAATGGTTGGCGGGTACCTTTATTTCATCCATTGAATCGCTTTCTGTCCGTTCGCCGGTTGCATCTGTACCAATGACCTGAACTTCGTTTCGGGAAATACTTTTATTTTTTATAATTGCGGATGAATTCATATTGATAATTTATTCAGTAATTATTAAATAATCGGTGGATATACAGGTTTATATTGCATGCCTCTAATCCAGTTTTCGATATCTTCCGGGGCGTTCAATGCGGTTAGCCCGCGGTAATCAGTGGCCAGCTTTTTTAGATAGAATGCTCCATGAAATTAAGACTGATCTGGGCATAAAAGATGATACGATCGCTGCTCATCTTTATAAAATGCTTATTTATCAGAAAGGGGATTTTTTCCTGCCTCGTAAAGATTCTGAAAAGGAGAAAGGGATGTTTGGCACTCTAGCCTTTTAAGCATTTTTTCTTCAGTCATAATATTCGGTTATGTTTGAATTGTAATTAAACAGGTGGATTTACACGGTCATGTCTTACTTGTCTACA
The Niastella koreensis GR20-10 genome window above contains:
- a CDS encoding AAA domain-containing protein → MSGKTHYTNVLKFWRAIEIFDLPDLPVQKQNDQKIFTELLPGDDLPWENGEFHNSDGKQWKHTLYFFCTPKQSVIDLLTQLSPFTSDLTPEPLINNTCLAALVLDSNGLPSERTYVRASFAFGLKILKDGGNFEKLSDLLNKAQSDYLLRFQVKAMQENDLNSEEDIYEEDNEDNYYDDDDCHEEEISNNSMISWIELEKELNDLEQLVNEQLPMELPILCVSEEVSEQTTLEAPFLNSFYRDDLNHLIGNPKNLGAPLSTYLTRNIDTNQRFNLLNKVLMFECINPKFQTPGRWPSNPEYGLYSAQQAALHYSIPILQNQDGLIGINGPPGTGKTTLLREIIVDVIVSRAKKLLSTNIHNLFSAKRIEVAEYIGYYEPDPFVFGNNGILVASNNNTAVENISKELPLLKNIDADIFSDADYFSQIAQNLNPRETCWGLLSSVLGNSKNRGNFINAFWFNKGNGFNAYLKDQKDLPTHKKHIEHYEQVADELKIMLGEYEEFKALASEYHNTLQNLIFENKNAQKLVKKYEKLSVVLKEKYNIPTANLPNRLFSYLSMEDIHKLTPYSSEKINKLRSNIFLKSLELHESVINVNARFFNSNLNAFVNMLQGNQTALITEDIAAILWNTFFFCIPLISTTLASIQRLFNKTRKGGIGWLLLDEAGQATPQSACGAIWRSKRCIIIGDTLQIPPIVTIPEGLEKMLQEKYKIDDNCWLPSSHSAQFLADRVTPIGTYVQTNDKEVWTGIPLRAHRRCNEPMFTISNRIAYNEQMVKVVPDVQTNILKSCWVDVQGVLLETGNVLREEIDMLKTMVGEFSNAGHGKGIYVISPFRSVADYCKDEFNTKIYKGNIECGTIHTFQGKESDIVFLVLGSHPKNNGARQWASAIPNMLNVAVTRAKKRLYVIGNRQLWSSCNYYDLLAKMIPTIKYDEHKLFK